One window from the genome of Eucalyptus grandis isolate ANBG69807.140 chromosome 7, ASM1654582v1, whole genome shotgun sequence encodes:
- the LOC120295738 gene encoding protein PELPK1-like, protein MANYCRLTNLLSLFVLALSLTIDQNRVGARQLLDATLPEVPELPKPELPQLPDIPSLPKPELPSLPKVELPPLPELPKPEFPTIPKPELPEVPKLPKLEFPTLPKPEVPELPHLPDFPKPTLPAVSKDTSIAATSP, encoded by the coding sequence ATGGCGAACTATTGCAGACTCACTAATCTTTTGTCATTGTTTGTCCTTGCTCTGTCTTTGACAATCGACCAGAACCGCGTTGGAGCTCGCCAACTTTTGGACGCGACGTTGCCTGAAGTGCCTGAACTGCCGAAGCCAGAATTGCCTCAGCTTCCCGATATCCCAAGCCTGCCAAAACCAGAACTGCCATCTCTGCCAAAAGTCGAATTGCCGCCACTTCCCGAGCTGCCAAAGCCTGAATTTCCAACAATACCGAAGCCAGAATTGCCGGAAGTGCCCAAACTTCCAAAGCTTGAATTTCCAACTTTACCAAAGCCAGAAGTGCCTGAATTGCCTCACCTTCCCGATTTCCCTAAGCCAACGTTGCCTGCCGTTTCGAAGGACACGTCTATCGCTGCTACTAGTCCTTGA
- the LOC104455158 gene encoding protein PELPK1-like: MTNHHGLAHLLALFVLALSLTIGENPVRARQLLEATLPEVPELPKPELPHLPDIPSLPKPEFPSLPKVELPPLPELPKPEFPATPKPESLEVPELPKPELPQLPDIPSLPKTEFPSLPKVELPPLPELPKPEIPTIPKPELPVVPEVPHLPNFPKPTLPFVPTIPKDTAVAATSP, translated from the coding sequence ATGACGAACCATCATGGACTCGCGCACCTTTTGGCATTGTTTGTCCTCGCTCTGTCTTTGACGATTGGTGAGAACCCAGTCAGAGCCCGCCAACTTTTGGAGGCGACCTTGCCCGAAGTGCCCGAACTACCGAAGCCTGAATTGCCTCACCTTCCTGACATCCCTAGCTTGCCAAAGCCAGAATTCCCATCATTGCCGAAAGTCGAATTGCCACCGCTTCCTGAACTACCAAAGCCTGAATTTCCAGCAACACCGAAGCCAGAGTCGTTAGAAGTGCCGGAATTGCCGAAGCCTGAATTGCCTCAACTTCCTGACATCCCTAGCTTGCCAAAGACAGAATTCCCATCACTGCCGAAAGTCGAATTGCCTCCGCTTCCTGAGCTACCAAAGCCCGAAATTCCAACAATACCAAAGCCGGAATTGCCGGTAGTGCCCGAAGTGCCTCATCTTCCTAATTTTCCCAAGCCAACATTGCCTTTCGTTCCCACGATTCCCAAGGACACAGCCGTCGCTGCTACTAGCCCTTGA
- the LOC104455155 gene encoding protein PELPK2 isoform X1 has protein sequence MANYRGLVHLLALFVFALSLMTGENSVGASRILEETLPEVPEVPELPKPGLPHLPDIPSLPKPELPSLPKVELPPLPELPKPELPTIPKPELPEVPELPHLPDFPKPTLPFVAKDMPAAATNP, from the exons ATGGCGAACTATCGCGGACTTGTGCAT CTTTTGGCATTGTTTGTCTTTGCTTTGTCCTTGATGACCGGCGAGAACTCGGTTGGAGCTAGCCGAATTTTGGAGGAGACGTTGCCCGAGGTGCCCGAGGTGCCCGAACTGCCGAAGCCCGGATTGCCACACCTTCCCGACATCCCAAGCCTGCCAAAGCCAGAATTGCCATCACTGCCAAAAGTTGAATTGCCGCCACTTCCGGAACTGCCAAAGCCTGAATTACCAACAATACCGAAGCCGGAATTGCCGGAAGTGCCCGAATTGCCTCATCTCCCTGATTTCCCTAAGCCAACTTTGCCTTTCGTTGCGAAGGACATGCCTGCGGCTGCTACTAATCCTTGA